From a single Brassica napus cultivar Da-Ae chromosome C9, Da-Ae, whole genome shotgun sequence genomic region:
- the LOC111212741 gene encoding uncharacterized protein LOC111212741, giving the protein MLTGDATLVLNKSVSTFIKTRMVCRAEEALKQRENLKRCKQDHDRQKKKVQSITDCKKEKSCRFKRSTSNLDQDGASSAIFFLACIACSSFSNNL; this is encoded by the coding sequence atgttgacAGGAGATGCTACTCTTGTCCTAAATAAATCTGTAAGCACTTTCATCAAAACAAGAATGGTGTGCAGAGCAGAAGAAGCTTTGAAGCAGAGAGAGAACCTAAAGAGGTGTAAACAAGATCATGATCGCCAAAAGAAGAAGGTGCAATCAATCACAGATTGCAAGAAAGAGAAAAGTTGTAGATTCAAGCGAAGCACTTCTAATCTCGACCAGGACGGCGCTTCCTCAGCCATATTTTTCCTTGCTTGCATTGCCTGCTCATCCTTCTCCAATAATCTCTAA